The genomic stretch CCATCAAAAACAACCTTATCAGCTGCCAAGATTTTTAATTTAAAAGTATTCATTATGAATCACCTTTTATTCTTTCATTGCCTTTGCTTTAGCAATAACATCTTCAAGATTACCAACATTGAAGAAAGCTGCTTCAGGATATTCATCCATTTCACCATCAATAATAGCCTTAAATGAACGGATAGTATCCTTTAGTGGTACATACTTACCGGGAACACCTGTAAATGTTTCAGCAACATGGAATGGCTGAGAAAGGAATCTCTGAATCTTTCTTGCTCTATAAACTGTAACCTTATCTTCGTCAGAAAGTTCTTCCATACCCAGGATACCGATAATATCTTGAAGTTCCTTATATTTCTGTAGAATTTCCTGAACTTTACGAGCAGTTTCGTAATGTTCTTCACCAACTACATCAGGTTCAAGAATTCTTGATGTACTTTCCAATGGGTCAATAGCTGGGTAAATACCTTGTTCAACAATCTTTCTTGATAGAACAGTTGTAGCATCAAGGTGAGCGAATGTTGTAGCAGGAGCAGGGTCAGTAAGGTCATCGGCAGGAACATAAACGGCCTGAACTGATGTAACAGAACCATTCTTTGTTGATGCGATTCTTTCCTGTAATTCACCCATTTCAGTAGCTAGTGTTGGCTGATAACCAACGGCTGATGGCATACGACCTAGTAGAGCAGAAACTTCTGAACCGGCCTGTGTGAAACGGAAAATGTTATCAATAAATAGAAGAACGTTCTGGTTCATTTCATCTCTAAAGTATTCAGCCATTGTTAGACCTGTTTCAGCAACTCTCATACGAGCTCCCGGTGGTTCGTTCATCTGACCAAAGACTAGTGCAGTCTTTTCAATAACACCGGACTCTGTCATTTCTGTCCAAAGGTCATTACCTTCTCTTGAACGTTCACCAACACCGGTAAAGATTGAATAGCCACCATGTTCAGTAGCAATGTTACGGATAAGTTCCTGAATAAGAACTGTCTTACCAACACCGGCACCACCGAACAA from Ruminococcus bovis encodes the following:
- the atpD gene encoding F0F1 ATP synthase subunit beta, giving the protein MNKGKIIQVMGPVVDVQFTEDTIPEIKDALTVENDGKTLVMEVAQHLGNDQVRCIMLASSDGLYRDMEVTATGSGIKVPVGEKTLGRLFNPLGETIDGGENLDNEQHWEIHRDPPSFEDQSPVVEILETGIKAIDLLAPYAKGGKIGLFGGAGVGKTVLIQELIRNIATEHGGYSIFTGVGERSREGNDLWTEMTESGVIEKTALVFGQMNEPPGARMRVAETGLTMAEYFRDEMNQNVLLFIDNIFRFTQAGSEVSALLGRMPSAVGYQPTLATEMGELQERIASTKNGSVTSVQAVYVPADDLTDPAPATTFAHLDATTVLSRKIVEQGIYPAIDPLESTSRILEPDVVGEEHYETARKVQEILQKYKELQDIIGILGMEELSDEDKVTVYRARKIQRFLSQPFHVAETFTGVPGKYVPLKDTIRSFKAIIDGEMDEYPEAAFFNVGNLEDVIAKAKAMKE